A window of Variovorax paradoxus genomic DNA:
ACCGTTCGCGTGGAATGGAAGGACGGCAAGATGCAGGAAGTGGCCGGCAGCGAGCAGGTGCTCAAGGCCGACCTCGTGCTGCTGGCCATGGGTTTCATCAGCCCCGTGGCCACCGTGCTCGACGCCTTCGGCGTGGAAAAGGACGCGCGCGGCAATGCCCGGGCGACGGTCGACTTCATCGGCGGCTATGCCACCAACGTGCCGAAGGTTTTTGCCGCCGGCGACATCCGCCGCGGACAGTCGCTCGTGGTGTGGGCAATTCGCGAAGGCCGTCAAGCGGCGCGTTCGGTGGATGAGTTTCTGATGGGATTCAGCGACTTGCCGCGCTGATTTTTGTTTCAGTTTCGCGGTCGCTGTCGCGGCCCCGTTATCATCCGCTGCAAAACCGCACGCCGGGATGCTTGAAAGAGCGCCCCGGCTTTTTTATTGAGATGGACCCAGCCACACAGCCACATCCCTTCGTAGAGTTTCGCGACGTCACGTTCGGCTACGGTGCGCGCGCCATCCTCGATGGCGTGTCTTTCTCCGTGCCGCGCGGCAAGGTGACGGCGCTCATGGGCGCATCGGGTGGCGGCAAGACCACGGTCCTGCGATTGATCGGCGGGCAGCAGCGCGCGCAACGCGGCGCGGTCCTGTTCGATGGTCAGGACGTCGTCAGGTTCGACGCGGCGGCGCTCTATGCGGCGCGCCGGCGCATGGGCATGCTCTTCCAGTTCGGTGCGCTGTTCACCGACATGAGCGTGTTCGACAACGTGGCTTTCCCACTGCGTGAGCACACACAACTCTCCGAAGCGCTGGTGCGCGACATCGTGCTCATGAAGCTCGACGCGGTCGGCCTGCGCGGCGCGCGCGACCTGATGCCCAGCGAGGTGTCGGGCGGCATGGCGCGGCGCGTGGCACTGGCGCGTGCGATCGCCCTGGACCCCGACCTCGTGATGTACGACGAACCCTTCGCCGGGCTCGACCCGATCTCGCTGGGCACTGCCGCGCGGCTGATCCGGCAGCTCAACGACACGCTCGGTCTCACCAGCATCATCGTGTCGCACGACCTCGAGGAAACCTTCCGCATCGCCGACCACGTGATCATCCTGGCCAACGGCGGCATCGCCGCGCAGGGCGTGCCCGACGATGTGCGCAACAGCGCCGATCCGCTGGTGCACCAGTTCGTGAACGCGCTGCCCGACGGGCCGGTGCGCTTCCACTACCCCGGCGTCAGCATCGAAGCGGATTTCGGCAATGTCGAAGGGGGCCGCTCATGAGTTGGTGGAAGCCTGCCGATGTCGGCTTCGCGGTGCGCCGCCATCTGGCCAACCTGGGCTACGGCGCAAAGCTCTTCATGCGCCTGGTCGGTCCCGGCGCGCGGATCATGCGGCGCTTCGGGCTGGTGCGCGACCAGATCCATTTTTTGGGCAACTACTCGCTCGCGATCATCGGCGTGTCGGGGCTGTTCGTGGGCTTCGTGCTGGGGCTGCAGATGTATTACGCGCTGCAGCGGTACGGCTCGTCGGAGGCGCTCGGCCTGCTGGTCACGCTGAGCCTGGTGCGCGAGCTCGGGCCCGTGGTGGCGGCGCTGCTGTTCACCGGCCGCGCCGGTACTTCGCTCACCGCGGAAATCGGGCTCATGAAGGCCGACGAGCAATTGAGCGCGATGGAAATGATGGCGGTCGACCCCGTGCAGCGCATCCTCGCGCCGCGCTTCTGGGCCGGTGTCATCACCATGCCCCTGCTGGCGGCGGTGTTCAGCGCGGTCGGCATCATGGGCGGCTACGTGGTGGGCGTGCTGATGCTGGGTGTCGACCCGGGCGCGTTCTGGGGCCAGATGCAAGGCGGCGTCGACGTGTGGCGCGACGTCGGCAACGGCGTCATCAAGAGCATCGTGTTCGGCTTCACCGTTACCTTCATCGCGCTGCTGCAGGGCTATGAAGCCCAGCCCACGCCCGAAGGCGTGTCTCGGGCGACCACCAAGACCGTGGTCACGGCGTCTTTGGCGGTACTGGGGCTGGACTTCCTGCTCACCGCCATGATGTTCAGT
This region includes:
- a CDS encoding ABC transporter ATP-binding protein produces the protein MDPATQPHPFVEFRDVTFGYGARAILDGVSFSVPRGKVTALMGASGGGKTTVLRLIGGQQRAQRGAVLFDGQDVVRFDAAALYAARRRMGMLFQFGALFTDMSVFDNVAFPLREHTQLSEALVRDIVLMKLDAVGLRGARDLMPSEVSGGMARRVALARAIALDPDLVMYDEPFAGLDPISLGTAARLIRQLNDTLGLTSIIVSHDLEETFRIADHVIILANGGIAAQGVPDDVRNSADPLVHQFVNALPDGPVRFHYPGVSIEADFGNVEGGRS
- the mlaE gene encoding lipid asymmetry maintenance ABC transporter permease subunit MlaE — its product is MSWWKPADVGFAVRRHLANLGYGAKLFMRLVGPGARIMRRFGLVRDQIHFLGNYSLAIIGVSGLFVGFVLGLQMYYALQRYGSSEALGLLVTLSLVRELGPVVAALLFTGRAGTSLTAEIGLMKADEQLSAMEMMAVDPVQRILAPRFWAGVITMPLLAAVFSAVGIMGGYVVGVLMLGVDPGAFWGQMQGGVDVWRDVGNGVIKSIVFGFTVTFIALLQGYEAQPTPEGVSRATTKTVVTASLAVLGLDFLLTAMMFSI